tccctccttccccacagcccctgAGAGAGATGCTGAAACTTCTGCTGGTCCTTTGGCCCACAAGTATCAGCAATCTTGGTTGAAAAGCTCATTCCTCCACCAAGACATGGAATGTCCAGGCTGTCcagagggttttttctcttcccagtgTGCTGCAGACATGTGGCTGACTGGTGCAGCAGCAGTATGGCTGGGATTGCTGCCTGGGCTTTGTGCTTTAGACCTCAGAGGGTTGCTTGCTGGTTCACTTTCTGAAAGCaggcttgggtttggtttttttttatttttaatataataattaatttGGAATAATTTTGCACCTGCAAGCCCTGTCCCCTGCCAATGCAGCTTTTGGCGACGGGGGCAGAAGACACCAGTGATGCCCTCCAGGGCTGGAGCATCACTACCAAGGGTGGGGTTTGTAGCTCTCCTCCTAGACAGCCCCAGCTACGTACCCTCCTAGGCAGAGGAACAGTGCtgattatcattattattattattacccACAATATTACTTTTCCTTGCCTGTATCTGTTCTTCTGCAATTTCAGCGAAAGCTTCAAAAGCAGGAGCTGGTTTTCATTGCGGCATGTCCTCAGCacatcctccctccccttctcacACTCATCCCCCTTCCTTGTGATGCAGGGAAGTGTtgtccctgctttcctgggggaGAGCTGAGTGGCGGAGGGGTTTGATCAAGAAATCTGGATTGAGACACCTTCGGTACCCTTTTCACTGCAGGACCACCTTCGCTCCTGGGCTGAGCAAAGGGATGTGTGGCACTGCCAAACCCTCACCTGTGCTAACGCCGTGGTCGTGCATCTCTCCGAAGAGCACAGGGCAAATAATAATCCGTTCTCTGGGGCTTTACTAGCTGTATGTGCTGGCAATGAAATCTCCAGTTATTTAAATACCtagggaagaaaaatctcatttactTTATCTTCTCCAAGATCTTCCCGCTTGTGTTTCAGTCCCTGGTAGCAAAGCTGGGCCAACGCAAACCCTCAGTTTTGTAGAGGGATGGATCCATACTTAGGGACAGCAGGatagttcatatttttaaacagcattttctatttttctgagGCCAAAATGACCCTCGACACTGTTGGTGTTAGCCCGTGCCTCTCACCTAACAGTCGCATCTTTcctgataaaaatataaagtatgAGTTGAAACTCCAGCACCTCTCCGTGGAGAGCGGCTCGGCGCTGGTATGGATGGTGTGTGTCGCTGGTAGCTGGCTTGGGGGGCTtcctcagcccaggaagcacTCAGGACCCGGCTGGAAGGAACACCGTGTCCGTGGCATGCTGCATGGAGGCTCCGGTGAACCCGGTGCATGCaggctgcaccaaaggggcAATAAACTCAGGTTAAAATGGAACAACTGCTGCTCTTAAAACATTTAAGAGAGTGCTCATGgaaggatatttttttattgtatctTGATTTGCCTctaaaaatccattttgaaattattttatggcAACTTTTACGGACATTGTCTGCTCTTCTGTTATAATCACACCCTGctttggtttacatttttctcccctcatctcATCTTGCTTTCCATCTGGCAAATGATTCAGCTGTAAAAGCGGCACCAgtctggcacagctggaggaaaacagcattttgcttcAGCAGCCCGCAGCTTTGTTTTTCGCATGGGCCCTACAAAAACTGTGGTTGTATCTGTAAAAGGGCAGAGCCTTCCTGGAGAAGACCCTTCTCTGGCTcaccttctttccttctgaagcagctgcctcctcctttCTGACCTTCCCCTGTGCAAACAACAAGATGGAAAAattccccagggcagggctaAGATGCGCCTGGAGGCAGTGCTGGGGCCTGGGGTTGAACCatcctggaggaaaaaaagcagttctgttCTGTCTTGGctctattatttatttttttccaaaatgggAACTGAACCGGTTATTGGTAACCTGCGGCCCAGTACTCATCACCACCCCATGCACTCCAGGCACACGGTGACTAAAATGCATCTCTGCTTCCCACAGCTGTGATGCTCCGAATCCTGGAGCCCTGGAGGGGACCAGCTCTGGCAAGCAGCTCCGAAGGCTCCTTTGGGGGGATTTGTcgcaattaaaacaaatatctCGGGAATTTGTTGCTCAGCAGAGATTTTGAGTGGGAGGCACCGGGTCCTGCTCCCCCATCAAGGCTCTGGCAGTGCCAGGGGCCCCGGGagaaattcatttttctttattttaatgtaattaaaattcCCTGCATGGCTAAGGCGGCTGTGTTGTAGCTTCTTGGTTGAAAAGCTGCTCCTGCGCTGGATAAACGGGGCGTTTTCCTGGGCTGCTTTCCACAGAGGCAGCATCCCCTGTCAGACAGCACAATTCTCTCACAGCGTATCTACATCGGGAGAGGGtttaaaaaggagagaaataagtGGTCTTGGCAGAGCTGGCGTATCAGCCTGCGCTGGAGCAAGGAAGAGGTTTGGCAGTTAAATGCACTAACCTCCCTATCTTCCACCAGGCCACCTCTCGCTTTAATTCGAAGAGTGTGGAGTTATCAGGCACATGAAGGAAatcaatgctgcttttttttttcccccctctgtaACAACCATGCAGGCTGAGCTGTGATCTTGCCTCTGAAAGCCACGCTGCATCGTCCCCCGGGAGAGTTTGATTCAATTGagtggctttttttatttatcgatttcttttaatcatttttttttcttctcccaggctTCCAAACCCAAGGTGAGCATCCCGCTGTCAGCCATCATCGAAGTCCGCACCACCATGCCGTTGGAGATGCCCGACAAAGACAACACCTTCGTCCTAAAGGTgagagcagggaggcagcagcgtGTATCCCAATGGAATCCCATCTGCACCCgcatccagccctgctgcagggatgctcagtCCCCCAGGGGTTCGTTGCCTTGGCTTTcggagctgctgtgctgacagTACTAATGCTCCCCCCAGGATCCGTGCCTCCCCTCCCTGGTTCTGCTCCCCATCCAAAATGACACCATCTCCACCTGATGCCCAGGTATTTTGGGATCAAGCTGTTTGCCAGGCTTGGGGTTTTGCTTCTCCTGTCACCAGGAGATGGGTCAAATTAGCATTCTCATTTGCACTTTCAAGGCTGCCCCTGgttttgtggctgctgctgccctggatCGGGGGCACCTGGTGACGGTTTCATTGCCATGGGGCGATGGGAATGGCTATGCAGGGCCACCAAGGCCCTGGGCATCAGCCGCCCCGTGCGAGTCTGGGGGCCTGAGCAAAGAGTGAAAGCTTCTCTCTAGAAAGAATTTTCCATATCATGCAATTAATTAGCTTAAGGTTCTCTCCTGCTGGGCTGGAAGGCAGTAGCCTGTTGTGGCAGCTCGGGGCTGAATTTCGCAGGGTCCTAGCTCTGGGCACGACATGCCACCGTGATGATGGGCATGTTGGAGATGGCATTTCCCTCCAGCTAATGAGGCTGTGCCTCTCCGTTGGTGCTGGTGGACTTGTGCTTTCCATCAGGGCTGTTGGACGTGCCTGGCTGGGGGGTAGTACGTGGACGTAGGGGAACACCAGCGTTCTGAGGAATTCTGTGTTCTGCCTCTATTAAAAAACCACCTCTCTCCCTGATGCTTCTCCCTAAAAGTGTGTGGCAAAGGCAGAATGGGGAGGCCGGGCTTCCCAGCTGAATGAACCTGCTTAAAAGCTTAGAAAActgtgaaagcagaggagaTGGAAAATGGAGCCTGGCTTCATGAAAGCCCCCACGCCTGGTAGCCTGCTGGGCCCTGGCACGTGTTCCCATGGGGAATCGCTTTCCACCTAACTAAGCTACTTGTAAAGGTCTCACACCTTCTCCTGGCAGCCTCCTCTGGGGCTTCGTCCCTGCCCCAAGGGCTTCCTGCTGTTCAGCCTcaacctcagctgctgctggtggccaccATGGACATGGAGGCTAATgcagctgctgtcttctgtgccTCAAAGGCCAGCCTCATGCACCTTCTCCAGACTGACTTGCCCAAGGTCCTCCTTGCTTTCCTTGCGGGCTCTGGAGAGAGAATGCCCCAAAGCATACGTGGTGCCATGGCCAGGAGTGGATGGGAAGGATTGCTTCTCCTTTGAttgcttctcctttcttcttcctctttatcCAGCCCAAGTTGATCCAGTTGCTTGCTGCGTACCCCGACGGTGATGTTGACTCATACACAGCTTGTGGGCTGGTGTAACCCCTTGTTGCTGTTTGCAGAACTGCTCCAGAGTTGCAGTTCCCCAGCCCACCCGCCCACGGCGATCGGTGTGAGCCCAGAGCTCACCCGTGTGCCCTTCAGCTGGAGGCTGCTCTTGGCTTGTTCTCCCACCGAGCATTTCTCAGCTTCAGCAAGTTCATTTGAATTCTGGCCTCATCCTCCAACACACTTGTACCGTGGTGTCATCCATGGCTCGATTAGGCATCCTCGCTTTGCTTTTGTCCCAGGCATCACTGAAGAGCAGCACTCACGGAGAGGCTTTGACGTGAAGGAGCTTCTTCTGAGCATATCCCTGGGCTTTGACAGTGAGCCATCAATAACCCATTAACCATCGATAACTGCTCCTCCAATATGGCTCGTCAGCTACTTCTGATCGTGTTTTCTAGATCCCCTTGCAAGTCTCATCTCATCTGTGTCTTGCTGCCCTGCTTGCTGGAGTGTGACATCTGTGTCCGAAGCGTGGCTAACACCAAGGCTGTGACActgctgctccccatccctggggctgTCAGGAGCATGAGCAGATGGGTTTAACAGGGTTTGGTCATGGCAGATCCCTGCTGGGGGGGTTTGGCTCCAGGGTTCTTCCTGGGTGCCTGTGGAGGGTTGGCTTCTccggctgctggagcaggactCTGGGCTTGCCCTCTTCCCATCTTGTGGAGTCAGACGTGCTCTCTCCACTCCCACCACTCTGTGATTGCTTCAGCCATTTCTTTAATTACCCCAGGGAATGTTCCAAACCCTGATGGTCTGAAAATGCCTGATTTACCAGGtaccctcctgctcctgccccgtTCTGCCCAGGGtgcttgccctgctgcagggtTAATTGATTGCAATCGATCCTTCAGTGAGTGGGGGCAGCGTGagcccctctcctgctgctccagccagacttcaccctcccctcccagctgtcAGCACAGGatgcttttcctctgtcacCAACACCCTTTATTATTTGTAGCTCATTTTCTGCCCTGGCCCTTCTTTCCAGGACATCTTGCCGCTCTCTTCCACTGCCCCTTTGCTGGCTGCGCTCACAGAGGGGGTGAAGCACCCCTCGATGCTGGAGTTATAGATTAGGAGTAAGAAAGGGAGCTGGGTGCCACggtttctctgctgccttcctgcgTAAAGGGCTGATGTGGAGCCCGATCGCAACCTTCACACGCGACATGCTGCACTCTGACAGGTTACGATGGGTGGAAAAGCCCCTGCCGTGTTCAGGGAGGCTATGCTGGAACAGTTTCTGCCACGTTGCCTAAAAATTAGCAGGCAGAACGTCCCCACTGCCCATCAGACACAAAGTACAGACAATTTTTCCATTGCACAAGCAGGCACTTGCAAAATACCCAAGCCCTGCACATGCTTCACTTGCTGTCATGCTCTGCATGAGAGAGCAGCCCTGTCTCCCACGCCGGCTATGTGCATTGCCCTCAGAAAGCCAGAAAGGCTCCTTTGCTCTGGTTAAACAAAACCGGGGGGTGTCTTTGCTCCCCTCCACCTCTGCTCGGGGCAGGATCACCCatgcacagccctgggctgcagcaggggagcaggctgctgctcagccccagctccctgcatgcCCGACTTATTTTCAGGACAGTGATTCAGTTGTTtgtgattaatttaatttgctgGGAGGTTGTCTCAGCTGGCAATGTGATACCCTCCCAGAGTCAGGGCTGCTTCGCCAGCTTGGGAACATGATGTGTAAGGGGTCCGTGAGGGATGCAGGGAAACGTGCCAGAGGCACACAGCATCACGCGGTGCGGCTTCTGAGACCCACTGCTCTGTTGGTGTTACGGGGCTTCTGGGTTCTCTCTGGCCCCAGAAAGGCCCAGCCCCTTTGGGCTTGCAACTTTGGAGGCTTTTTTgcatcctgattttttttttctttctttttttttttttctttatttttggagTGGCTTTCTCATCCACCCTGTTGCAATCAGAGATCAGAAACCTCACGGACCGGTAGGCAGAAAAGATAACAGATGTTTTGAACTCCTGGGCTTAGGGGTCTGGCAGGATCTTGGGGCAGAGAGCAGCAtggcttctgctttgcctgtgcAGAACTAGTTTCTGGGAGACACTGAGGCACCCCAGAAGCGGGGGATGCTGTCTGTGCTGGTGCCATGCACCCCTGATGCCCCCAGCCAGGTGTCGGTTTGTCACGGAGGCTGTAAAAACCTTGTGCTACGCTTGTTGGTAATGGTAGGGTGGGGGTTTTCCTGCAAGCCCCAGCTTTGGTCAGGGGTCACCCTTGGATGTACCAAAGCATCTCTCCAGGTCACCCCTCGGCAGCCCTTTACTGGCAGGTGATGGGGCGCTTGTCTCCTGCTCAGCCAAGGGGCTGTTTAGTAGCAGCAGGTAAATGTGGGGGTCTGGCTGGGTTACGGGGTGTGCTTTGCCTTGGGGTGGGTGGCACGACCCCGGCACAGCCTGACAGTGTACCAAATTGCCTGCAGGTAGAGAACGGGGCCGAGTACATCCTGGAGACCATCGACTCCCTGCAGAAGCACTCCTGGGTGGCAGATATCCAGGACTGCATCGACCCCGGGTAAGGCttgctggaggaaggtgctgtgTGGGGACCGAGCTcgctgctgctgtggtgcccTCGCCACCGAGCACGGGTTTTTACCCCTGATGCAATTTTTGCTAGCTGGATTGCTACAGAAAGCCCCTGACTCACGCCAGCAGAAGTCTGGAAGCAAAGTTAGCAGCCTGTGTGTGTCAGAGGTACAGCCTCGTGGAGCACTGGCTGCTTCCTCACCCTTTCCTGCTCCACgtcaccacagcccagcagagGCAGGTGACCAGGGAATGCAGCCCTCCGTGTGGGAAGCTCCTAACACTCACCTTCTGAAGCTTTTATACTTCATATTTGAACTATTTTCCTTGGTTTCCTCAGGTCCAGCATCTGTGGTATATTTAAGATTCTGCTGGCTAAATagatttatttatgtttctATGACGGTGGTATTATCTCTGTCATTGGAGTGACAACAACTTGGCCAAAATTCCTCATCTCCTTTTTCATCGATCTGTGCAGGAGATCATGTGTTAGGGAGGTTCGTGTGCCTGGTGCTGCCACCATTCAGCTGACTGAGGCAGGCTCAGCCCAGGGGCTCCGGGGAAACCCTGGCACTGCCCTTCTTGGCATAGTTTTGGAAAAACAAGGTGCCCAAGCTTGCAGAGGTGAAAGCCTCCAGCAAACCTGGAACAGGGGCTTAaagaggctgcagctgcccctgggCTGCCTTTGCCCCCTTCTGCTGGAGGTACAGTTTGGGTGCTGCGGGGTCAGTCACCGTGGAGGCTGCATCTCACAGGGAGGATGCGCTAATGCACTCCAGATCTGTGATGCTTTCACTGGcgtgtgtttttttaaatgcataattCAAGAAGCGATGCTGAGGCTGGGCTGCTGATGGAGGCAAGGCTGGGAAACggccctttttttccccactgcatGTTTCAGTACTGGTTTTCCAGCCAGAGCCAAGCACCGCAGCCATGCTCGCCTCAAGCCGCTGCAGAAGCCACCGGCAGCCCCTTGCTCTGCCACTGGCAGCCTCCCAGCTTTTTATGTTTGCTtagcacccagcacagccccgcTTTGGCCTCCGGATGTGACTGTAAAGCAAATAATAATGAACTCCAGAGCAAATAATAATGAGCTGTTTAATACACCGACACACACGCTTGGTGCCAAGAACGAATTTTCAATCAGCTCCCGATGCTTTTGCCAAGGGCTGCGTGCTGGAGATGCTGTACAAGCACCCGTCGTTGGCTTTTCTGCAAAGcgctgttggttttggtttccttcctcccttcttgTTTGTAACTGGCTGCAGCTGAATGACTCCCAATGGCTGATTCACTTACTGGCCACTAAATAATTCAGCAGCTCCCTCGTGAGCCCTTAGCACTAACGCAGCCGCTTCCTCGCTGCCTGCGTGCACGTGGCTGCCGTTAAGCAAGAGTAGCAGAGTGGTTTGGGGTAGCTCCGGCAGTGCCAGGCAGCCTGGATAAAAATAGGCTGTGGAGCAAGTCAGGGGGCTTGTGCAAGAAGGATGCTGAAGTGCACAAGCAGGCATtgggcagcagggatgctctCTGTGGGGGCTGCACTGCTGCGCCTCCCCCTTGCTCTGTTCCCGCTCGCTGTCACGTTCTGGGCTTCCCAGCTTGGGGTTTTGGTGTCTTTTTAGGGATGTAATTTCTGTGGGTTGGTAGTTTCCTTTGGAAAGGGTAAAAGCGAAAGCGCTTTTGGGTGAAGGTCGGTGGTGGGAGTGTGTGTGTAGACAGATGTCTTGCAAAGCACTGAAAGTCAAGGTGACAAATTTCCATCCAAACCAGCAAGGTTGCAGCAAAATACTGCAGCTAGGACCGACCGGCATGACCCACGTAGTGAGGGCTTTTGGGGATTTAATCCCTCCCACACTGGTTTCTCATGCCCCAAAAGCCATGTTATCTTGCCAGCCACGCTGCCTCCTGATGCTGCAGATGCTTCTGTCCGTGGCAGCCCCTCCGAGAGAAGCATCAGGGTGGGCTGCTGGCTCACAGCTGGAATTCCATTTGGTTATGTCCCCATTGCATGCCCGTGAGCAGAAGTGCCACACATACGTGTCTGCAGTGTGGCAGCTGGTGCGTGACAGTCTGCTCTGTGCTCTACCCCCCAGGGACAGCGGGGATGACATCGAGCTGGCGTCCTGCGCTCAGGGAGCCTGTCTGCCAGGCAGGGTGTCCTCCTGCAGCTGCGAGTTCCTGGCTGATGGTAAGGACCAAAGTCTGGTAAAAACACCCACCGGGGAGGGTAGGTGCCTCTGAGTGCCAGCTCTGGTTTGGAGGGGGCCACATCCTGCCAGCGATAAAGGGAAGGAGCCTGGAGCAGGTGCTGTGAGGATGGATCTTCCTCTGTCCATCGCCTTCCTCTTCCTCGTGCTTGCCCTGGCCCCAGGGAGGTGGCTTCTGTCCGTCCTGGTATGTGCAGAAAATCAAGTCCCTGTCTGCAGGTACTGAGGTCTGTGGGTCCCAGCGAGCAGCCTCTGCCTGCACAGTCCCaccctcacctctgtgcccaaTCAAGACACATCTGTGCCTCCCATCCcggttgcaccaggggaaggaaacccagcacaggctgaaagGGAGTCCCCCAAGCTGTAGGCAGAGCCATAACCTAGCCCTGAGATGTCTCCAAGAGCCAGGGTGCTCCAACGCTGTCGCCTTCAGAGCAGGACAGCCCCAGCCTTGTCCAGCAATGGGGTGTGATCTTGAGCCACGAGCCCATTCCTCTGCAAATTCCCTTCCAGATGTGCCCAGGCTGCCAGACAGATGTGCCCTGCCCAGTGCTCACAACACCAGCACGGCCACCACCATCCCTGCGCCCCACGGCCGGGGCAGGGACTCCCTGGGGGAGCTCCTCACCCATGTCCCGCTGGAGAGCTTCCTGCAGACGCTGGAGTCCTCCCCCACTGCTGGCGGGCACCTCGCAGGTACTGGGATGCAGGATGCGCTCGCTCTTGGGGGTgcacagagggagaggaggaaggggtgggAGAGGGCAGTGTCCGGGTGCTCCCTAAAAACCTGCTGTCCCTGCGGGCAGGGGAGGACAGCGAGGCTGAGGCAGAGATCAACCTCTCAGACTTCCCCTGGTTCCATGGGACTCTCTCACGGATCAAGGCGGCTCAGCTGGTTCTCTTTGGGGGTGCCCGGAGCCACGGCTTGTTCGTCATCCGGCAGAGCGAAACACGGCCAGGGGAGTATGTGCTGACCTTCAACTTCCAGGGGAAAGCCAAGGTGGGTGtcctctgcttctccctgaatatcagtgccagccctgccccgcacCCCGGGCTCATTCCTGCCCAGCTGGGGCTCTGAGCAAGCAGGCACCATGCAGTGACCCCAAAGCTCTGTGGGGAGCTGCATGCTGGCAGGGCATCCCTTGGGACCACCTACCCCTGTCTCCCAAGAGCCCtcagcagcctgcccagcccctccagcactTCCCCAGCTGGATCAGTGCTTGCCCTCTGGGCAATACCCCACAGAAGCCCAGCGTAGCCTGGTACTTCATCCCCTGCCCTCTTCGTATCTGCCCCATGTCCTGATGTATGTAGATGCactataaaaaaacccaacctatATGTAGTTTTCTGCTGGGTCCCTTTTCTACCAGAGGGCACATGCTGTGAGGGGTTGAGATGTAACTGCCTGATCTTGGCACCTGTTCTGCAAGATGCAGTTCAGGTGGGCTGTGGGCTTCCCTAGGCTGTGTGTCACCAGGATTGGGGGCTGCACCCACCCTTCTTTGGCTGTGATGTGCCTCACCAGGAGGGGACAAACCTCTAGGGCTGCAGCGAGTGGGATTTTGCAGGaaacagcctgcagcaggaaacCCTCCCATCcaggcagggggaaaaaaagtcctaCATTAGGAGCAAACCTCCCTGGACTGACGGAGGTGGCTCCTTCTGCTGATTGCAAGAGTGACCCTTGCAGTCCCCAGCTCACCTGCTGCCCCCCTGCATTTGCAGCACCTCCGCCTGTCACTGAACGAGAGCGGGCAGTGCCACGTGCAGCACCTCTGGTTCCAGACCATCTTCGACATGCTGCGCCATTTCCACACGCACCCCATCCCCCTGGAGTCGGGCGGCGCGGCCGACATCACCCTCCGCAGCTACGTTGTGGCCCAGAGCCCGCTGCCTGGTAGGTGGAGGTTGGGTTGGGATGGGCAGGGATCTTGCATGGACCTAAAAGGGACTGATTCCTGGGATCCCCCCTCCCTTAAAGCTGTGCCCGTGCCAATGTGCATGGCTCTGGAGACCCACCAAAGTGGGCATTATCCCCGCTGGAGATGGGCGGGAAGGACCacgcagcagcagggctgtgctggggtgacCCATATGTCCCTGGCTGTGGGTGTCAGCCCCCTGGCttgggcaggagaggagcagaggggtCTGGAGGGCTCGGAGCATCTTGGTTTGCTGGGAGAGGGTGGGCAAGGGGCATTGCGGGAGGACACAGTCAGGGATGGAGAGGGTGGGCACAGAAAGGTGCTGGCaagggaggggcaggggctAAGCCCCCAGGCAACATTGGAGGGGTCAAGTTTCTGTCTCCCTTGCAGATGCCAGCCCCCCGCCAGCCCTTGTGTCCCAGCCACCAGGCTGCCGGGTCGACCTGCCACCTCCACACtacttctgcagcacagcacccaccGGTCCACCAGCCCCGCCGCCCACTGAGGGGGTGGCCATGGCCCCTGCTGTCACCATCCCCGCACCCTACCACCGCCTGGAGGGTGCCCTGGGCCCCCGGAGCCGCAGCGACAGTGCCGAGCGCCGGCCGGAGCCCCCTGCCACCAGTGCCGAGGATTACCATGAGGCTGACAGTGCCCGGAGCCGGACCCGGGCGGTGGAAAACCAATACTCTTTCTACTGAGCCCCCCATGCCCGAGGGCTGGGTGGTGGGGGGGATGCAGGGCACCTGTGCCTCTCACCACTGCACCAGCCTCgccacctcctcctgccaccaccagcaACCCAGCCGGGATGTGCTTCTCATTCCCTGCTGCTTCTGGGAGCCATGTCAGCAGCGGGTGATGTCCCAGCTGgacccagcaccagccccacgGTTGGGGCATTGCTGGGGGGTTGGGAGGCTGAAAGCATCAGTGCCATTTTGGAGCTTGCagcctcttctccttccctcctggaCCAGGATCTGTCCGGGGGCCAAGCGAGGCTCCCTGCATCTCCTCCCCAGGGATGCCCCTCGTGGGATGGCAGCCTGAAGCTGTGACAGGCTCCGTCCTCCAGCCAAAGCAGCTCAGCACGTCCCCTCTGGGGTTAGAGCCCAGCGTGGCCAACGTCCCTTCTGGCACCATTGCCCCACAAACCAGCTGCTGAGGGGCTCTGGCATTTCAGGATGACCACGGAATTAGCAGATCCCTGAGCAGAGGCTTTT
This genomic interval from Falco peregrinus isolate bFalPer1 chromosome 2, bFalPer1.pri, whole genome shotgun sequence contains the following:
- the SH2B2 gene encoding SH2B adapter protein 2, whose product is MNGDALCQEPSSPLPDWREFCELHAQAAAVDFAQKFCQFLKENPHYDTPGAETSFSHHFAANFLDIFSLEVSRVFVSDSPTKYNIVPFVGLQNCHVPYGREVTPRKEETSTESLDSMDTPLGAGRYLSPAQQVQARKVSSYGQSRSSEDVSIHAATKPKFKKGFSLRNMSLCVVDGMKEMWHRKSSPEPGAEAAPGGRRGEREPWPAGGKEPGDPREKWTHKLRLSKVPSSKVELVDIQREGTLRYMVADDTNCVGSSQWQKCRLLLRKAVKVEGERFLLEFYVPPKASKPKVSIPLSAIIEVRTTMPLEMPDKDNTFVLKVENGAEYILETIDSLQKHSWVADIQDCIDPGDSGDDIELASCAQGACLPGRVSSCSCEFLADDVPRLPDRCALPSAHNTSTATTIPAPHGRGRDSLGELLTHVPLESFLQTLESSPTAGGHLAGEDSEAEAEINLSDFPWFHGTLSRIKAAQLVLFGGARSHGLFVIRQSETRPGEYVLTFNFQGKAKHLRLSLNESGQCHVQHLWFQTIFDMLRHFHTHPIPLESGGAADITLRSYVVAQSPLPDASPPPALVSQPPGCRVDLPPPHYFCSTAPTGPPAPPPTEGVAMAPAVTIPAPYHRLEGALGPRSRSDSAERRPEPPATSAEDYHEADSARSRTRAVENQYSFY